One genomic segment of Anas platyrhynchos isolate ZD024472 breed Pekin duck chromosome 32, IASCAAS_PekinDuck_T2T, whole genome shotgun sequence includes these proteins:
- the LOC140000429 gene encoding olfactory receptor 14A16-like, translated as MSNSSFPTEFLLLPFADTRQLQLLHFVFFLCIYLAALLGNGLILTAIACDHHLHTPMYFFLLNLALIDLGTITTTVPKAMANSLWDTTAISYTGCAAQVFFFFIFLSAEFSLLTIMAYDRYIAICKPLHYGTVMDSRTCANIAAAAWGSGFLYGVLHTANTFSLPFCQGNVLDQFFCEVPRIFKLSCSDAYLREVGLLVVSAVLASGCFVFLVVSYVQIFRSVLRIPSQQGQHKAFSTCLPHLAVVSLFISSGTFAYLKPPSMSSSSLNLLLAVLYSVVPPAVNPLIYSMRNQELKDAVWKVMTGVCQKQ; from the coding sequence atgtccaacagcagcttccccacagagttcctcctcctgccattcgcagacacacgccagctgcagctcctgcacttcgtgtTCTTCCTgtgcatctacctggctgccctcctgggcaatggcctcatcctcacagccatagcctgcgaccaccacctccacacccccatgtacttcttcctcctcaacctcgccctcattgacctgggcactattaccaccactgttcccaaagctaTGGCCAACTCCCTATGGGATACCACAGCCATTTCCTACACAGGTTGTGCTGctcaggtttttttctttttcatttttctttcagcagagttttctctccttaccatcatggcctatgaccgctacatcgCCATCTGCAAACCTCTGCACTATGGGACAgtaatggacagcagaacttgtgccaacattgcagcagctgcctggggtagtGGGTTTCTCTATggtgtgctgcacactgccaataccttttccctccccttctgccaaggcaatgtcCTGGACcagtttttctgtgaagttCCCCGGATcttcaagctctcctgctctgatgcctacctcagagaagttgggcttcttgtggttagtgctgttttagcatctggctgttttgttttcctagtggtgtcctatgtgcagatcttcaggtcagtgctgaggatcccctcgcagcagggccagcacaaagccttttccacttgcctccctcacctggctgtggtctccctgttcatcagcagtggcacatttgcctacctgaagcctccctctatgtcctcctcctccctgaatcttttgctggcagttctgtactcggtggtgcctccagcagtgaaccccctcatctacagcatgaggaaccaggagctgaaggatgcagtgtggaaagtgatgactgGAGTGTGTCAGAAGCAATAA